Proteins from one Cystobacter ferrugineus genomic window:
- a CDS encoding protein phosphatase 2C domain-containing protein, with product MSPLPFELAAATVQGREHARAGRNNQDAFFTRTSPRGLAAAVADGCGSGRQSELGAQLGARRAVEGALALLEEGVSPGSPGFLARLEADLLCFLGGLARELGPSAVGEALLFTLVGAVLTPDEVLVFCAGDGLWALNGEVHPIGPFPGNAPPYLAYGLFKPGTGSLCSLTLRPTAEVHSLVLGTDGAADLGGLAGACVPDSDEPVGPLSRLWTEDRYFSHPDALRRRLWLLNRESVRADFTARRLVRVPGLLADDTTLVILRRQRERN from the coding sequence ATGTCGCCGTTGCCCTTCGAGCTCGCCGCCGCCACCGTCCAGGGCCGGGAACACGCCCGGGCGGGGCGCAACAACCAGGATGCCTTCTTCACCCGGACGAGCCCCCGGGGCCTCGCCGCCGCCGTCGCGGATGGGTGTGGCAGTGGGCGCCAGAGCGAGCTGGGCGCGCAGCTCGGCGCCCGCCGCGCGGTGGAGGGCGCGCTCGCGCTGCTGGAGGAAGGCGTGTCACCCGGCTCGCCCGGCTTCCTCGCGCGGCTGGAGGCGGACCTGCTGTGCTTCCTGGGAGGGCTCGCCCGGGAGCTGGGACCCTCGGCCGTGGGCGAGGCCCTGCTCTTCACGCTCGTGGGCGCCGTGCTCACCCCGGACGAGGTGCTCGTCTTCTGCGCGGGTGATGGGCTCTGGGCCCTCAATGGCGAGGTCCATCCGATCGGCCCCTTTCCGGGCAACGCGCCGCCGTACCTCGCCTATGGCCTGTTCAAACCGGGCACGGGCTCGCTGTGCTCCCTGACGCTGAGACCCACGGCGGAGGTGCACTCGCTGGTGCTCGGCACGGATGGGGCCGCGGACCTGGGCGGGCTCGCCGGGGCGTGTGTCCCCGACAGCGACGAGCCCGTGGGGCCACTGTCCCGGTTGTGGACCGAGGACCGGTACTTCTCCCATCCGGACGCGCTGCGCCGCCGCCTGTGGCTGCTCAACCGCGAGTCCGTCCGCGCCGACTTCACCGCCCGGCGCCTCGTGCGCGTGCCGGGCCTGCTCGCCGACGACACCACCCTCGTCATCCTGCGCCGCCAGCGGGAGAGGAACTGA
- a CDS encoding nicotinamidase — protein MKAVSKVQELPLPSFYAPANAGMFAYGPNASRLQSEAGAWRDSQGLAASATDSFNLHLLLIDVQKDFCFPEGSLYVAGRSGRGAIDDNRRIAEFIYKNLGALTHVTTTLDTHFAYQIFFPSFWVDQDDQPLTAHREITREQIERGQVRPNPAMAKWLCGGNYPWLLKQVKYYCEELERAGKYTLYLWPPHCLLGSDGHALAGVVQEARLFHSFVRGAQSWAEVKGGNPFTENYSVLRPEVLTRHDGQPLAQRNTQFLKTLLTADAVVIAGQAASHCVKSSIDDLLGEILAQDAALARKVYLLTDCMSAVTVPDGKGGFAADFTPQADAALQRFADAGMHLVKSTQPLASWPDLRIA, from the coding sequence ATGAAGGCCGTTTCGAAGGTCCAGGAGCTTCCGCTGCCGTCGTTCTACGCGCCCGCCAATGCGGGGATGTTCGCCTACGGCCCCAACGCCTCGCGGCTCCAGTCCGAGGCCGGTGCCTGGCGCGACTCCCAGGGGCTCGCCGCCTCCGCCACCGACTCGTTCAACCTGCACCTGCTGCTCATCGACGTGCAGAAGGACTTCTGCTTCCCCGAGGGCTCGCTCTACGTCGCGGGCCGCAGCGGCCGCGGCGCCATCGATGACAACCGCCGCATCGCCGAGTTCATCTACAAGAACCTCGGCGCCCTCACCCACGTCACCACCACGCTCGACACGCACTTCGCCTACCAGATCTTCTTCCCCTCCTTCTGGGTGGACCAGGACGATCAGCCCCTCACCGCCCACCGCGAAATCACCCGCGAGCAGATCGAGCGCGGCCAGGTGCGCCCCAACCCCGCCATGGCCAAATGGCTCTGCGGTGGCAACTACCCCTGGCTGCTCAAGCAGGTGAAGTACTACTGCGAGGAATTGGAGCGCGCGGGCAAGTACACCCTCTACCTGTGGCCCCCTCACTGCCTGCTCGGCAGTGATGGCCATGCGCTCGCCGGCGTGGTGCAGGAGGCTCGCCTGTTCCACTCGTTCGTGCGCGGCGCCCAGTCCTGGGCCGAGGTCAAGGGCGGCAACCCCTTCACCGAGAACTACTCCGTGCTGCGCCCCGAGGTCCTCACCCGCCACGACGGGCAGCCGCTCGCCCAGCGCAACACCCAGTTCCTCAAGACGCTCCTCACCGCCGACGCCGTCGTCATCGCCGGCCAGGCCGCCAGCCACTGCGTGAAGAGCTCCATCGATGATCTGCTCGGGGAGATCCTCGCCCAGGACGCCGCGCTCGCGCGCAAGGTGTACCTGCTCACCGACTGCATGTCCGCCGTCACCGTCCCCGATGGCAAGGGCGGTTTCGCCGCCGACTTCACCCCCCAGGCCGACGCCGCGCTCCAGCGCTTCGCCGACGCGGGCATGCACCTGGTCAAGTCCACCCAGCCCCTCGCCTCGTGGCCGGATCTGCGCATCGCCTGA
- a CDS encoding response regulator has translation MRGRVMIVDDDVMVSSALRRTLAREHDVEVVTSSRQALELLSGPKGGEVDVVLCDLMMPDLTGMDLHAELSVKAPGVARRMVFVTGGAFTPAARAFMDQVKNARVDKPFDSQQLREQVREWVVKARTMEPGQAA, from the coding sequence GTGCGTGGCCGGGTAATGATCGTGGATGACGATGTGATGGTGAGTTCGGCGCTGCGCCGGACGCTGGCACGCGAGCATGACGTGGAGGTGGTGACGAGCTCACGTCAGGCCCTGGAGTTGCTGTCGGGCCCCAAGGGGGGCGAGGTGGACGTCGTCCTGTGCGACCTGATGATGCCGGACCTGACGGGCATGGATCTGCACGCGGAGCTGTCCGTGAAGGCGCCGGGCGTGGCGCGCCGGATGGTGTTCGTCACCGGTGGGGCCTTCACGCCCGCGGCGCGCGCCTTCATGGATCAGGTGAAGAACGCGCGGGTGGACAAGCCCTTCGACTCGCAGCAGTTGCGCGAGCAGGTGCGCGAGTGGGTGGTCAAGGCGCGCACGATGGAGCCTGGCCAGGCGGCGTGA
- a CDS encoding PEGA domain-containing protein, producing MTFSSRFNPVAVVLALALGGMTQAAPRRAVLASGDCKDAALSSQTKAVYDTLSARTGENVLTPADFAERLFPPPSGSLADIQRQFEAARGQFYEARHTQAAQALGEVLGQVVRLPVGETRWKLFVDTWLLQGMTLRALGRVKESDDAFLNVLRLDAQYQLDPDYYTPSTRQAFDKLRRELARTRKARLSVKSTLPSSEVFLDGRSVGQTPLALEVPPGTYALTLKKGDAVSFPRQFSVQGEETPVLVDLAYEGAVSATPFPCLATPEQWEQGLSHAVRLGGTLGVEEVIVVRLEGASSGPKWLAATVLNVEGGQKLREGGFKTRGLDAPAESLSALVDFITTGKEQPSVVVARPDLQPPWEAPLVPAVSATGAGTSGPSATRVVSYVTLGVGVAALAAAGGVRLSAEQEWTELQRGHLNENGRVEADDVTGRRLVGQLARKGQLLTGLLIGSGAALATGAVLFLASPSPRSAPAVSVDITAGPDGAGASLSATF from the coding sequence ATGACCTTCTCTTCCAGATTCAACCCGGTGGCGGTGGTGCTCGCCCTCGCGCTCGGTGGCATGACGCAGGCGGCACCACGCCGGGCGGTCCTCGCCAGCGGCGACTGCAAGGACGCCGCGCTCAGCAGCCAGACCAAGGCCGTCTACGACACCCTGTCGGCCCGCACGGGCGAGAACGTGCTGACGCCCGCGGACTTCGCCGAGCGCCTGTTTCCCCCACCCTCCGGAAGCCTCGCGGACATCCAGCGTCAGTTCGAGGCCGCCCGGGGCCAGTTCTACGAGGCGCGCCACACCCAGGCCGCGCAGGCCCTGGGCGAGGTGCTCGGGCAGGTGGTCCGCCTGCCGGTGGGCGAGACGCGCTGGAAGCTGTTCGTCGACACCTGGCTGTTGCAGGGCATGACGTTGCGCGCGCTCGGCCGGGTGAAGGAGAGCGACGACGCCTTCCTCAACGTGCTGCGACTGGACGCGCAATACCAGCTCGATCCCGACTACTACACGCCCTCCACCCGGCAGGCCTTCGACAAGTTGCGCCGCGAGCTCGCCCGGACGCGCAAGGCGCGGCTCTCGGTGAAGTCCACCCTGCCCTCCTCCGAGGTGTTCCTCGATGGCCGGAGCGTGGGACAGACCCCGCTGGCCCTGGAGGTGCCGCCCGGCACCTATGCCCTCACCCTCAAGAAGGGCGACGCCGTGAGCTTCCCGCGTCAGTTCTCCGTTCAGGGTGAGGAGACGCCGGTGCTCGTGGATCTCGCCTACGAGGGCGCCGTGTCGGCCACTCCCTTTCCCTGCCTCGCCACCCCCGAGCAGTGGGAGCAGGGCCTGTCGCACGCGGTGCGGCTGGGCGGCACCCTGGGCGTGGAGGAGGTCATCGTGGTGCGCCTGGAGGGGGCGAGCAGCGGGCCCAAATGGCTCGCCGCCACGGTGCTCAACGTGGAAGGCGGCCAGAAGCTGCGCGAGGGCGGTTTCAAGACGCGCGGGCTCGATGCCCCGGCCGAGTCGCTCTCGGCACTGGTGGACTTCATCACCACCGGCAAGGAGCAGCCCAGCGTCGTGGTCGCCCGGCCCGATCTCCAGCCTCCCTGGGAGGCGCCGCTCGTCCCCGCCGTGAGTGCCACGGGCGCCGGAACCTCCGGACCGAGCGCCACGCGCGTGGTGTCGTACGTGACGCTGGGCGTGGGCGTGGCGGCCCTGGCGGCGGCGGGCGGGGTGCGGCTGTCCGCGGAGCAGGAGTGGACGGAGTTGCAACGCGGCCATCTCAATGAGAACGGCCGGGTCGAGGCCGATGACGTCACGGGCCGGCGGCTCGTGGGCCAGCTCGCGCGCAAGGGCCAGTTGCTGACGGGGTTGCTCATCGGCTCGGGGGCGGCGCTCGCCACGGGCGCGGTGCTCTTCCTGGCATCTCCGTCGCCCCGCTCCGCGCCCGCGGTGTCGGTGGACATCACGGCGGGCCCGGATGGAGCGGGCGCCTCGCTGTCGGCGACGTTCTGA
- a CDS encoding NUDIX hydrolase, whose amino-acid sequence MSHTYEYPRPALTVDCVVFGLDEEDLKVLLIRRDLEPFQGRWALPGGFVRMDESLEDAARRELQEEAGIRPVLLEQLYTFGAPGRDPRDRVVSVAYFALVKLSDHRVHAATDAREAAWFPVWDMPKLAFDHADIAATALQRLKGKVRYQPLGFELLPPKFTLTQLQRLYEKILERELDKRNFRKKLLAMGLLEELDEVEQDVSHRAARLYRFDHKKYKQLEKAGFNFEL is encoded by the coding sequence GTGAGCCATACCTACGAGTACCCGCGTCCGGCGTTGACGGTGGATTGCGTGGTGTTCGGCCTGGACGAGGAGGACTTGAAGGTGCTCCTCATCCGCCGGGACCTGGAGCCCTTCCAGGGCCGGTGGGCCCTGCCGGGTGGTTTCGTGCGCATGGACGAGTCGCTCGAGGACGCCGCGCGCCGCGAGCTCCAGGAAGAGGCCGGCATCCGCCCGGTCCTGCTGGAGCAGCTCTATACCTTCGGCGCCCCGGGGAGGGATCCGCGCGACCGGGTGGTGAGCGTGGCCTACTTCGCCCTGGTGAAGCTGTCCGACCATCGCGTCCACGCCGCCACCGACGCGCGCGAGGCCGCCTGGTTCCCCGTCTGGGACATGCCCAAGCTCGCCTTCGACCACGCCGACATCGCCGCCACGGCGCTCCAGCGGCTCAAGGGCAAGGTGCGCTACCAGCCCCTGGGCTTCGAGCTGCTTCCCCCCAAGTTCACCCTCACCCAGCTCCAGCGCCTGTACGAGAAGATCCTCGAGCGCGAGCTCGACAAGCGCAACTTCCGCAAGAAGCTGCTCGCCATGGGGCTGCTCGAGGAGCTCGACGAGGTGGAGCAGGACGTCTCCCACCGCGCCGCACGCCTCTACCGCTTCGACCACAAGAAATACAAACAACTGGAGAAGGCCGGCTTCAACTTCGAGCTGTGA
- a CDS encoding IgA Peptidase M64 translates to MNLLLALLLAASPAAAPGPRTFRVDYFHTGNATEERFSLDRLVVEPLPWPGNPARAIDETNLGKYLFEVRDRATNRLLYSRGFASIYGEWELTPEAREVNRTFHESLRFAAPDKPVQVLLKKRAKDNSFREVWSLTVDPEDPFVDPTTPASPGALLKLVEGGAPADKVDLLILGDGYTEKERPKFEKDARRLVDILFTYSPFKERKRDFNVWGLMPAARQSGISRPSTGIHRDSPVGSTYDAFGSERYVLTFENRRFRDIAAFAPYEFVEILVNGNTYGGGGIFGLYSTVAADSLWSPYVFVHEFGHHFAGLADEYYTSDSAYAPSEERVEPWEKNVTALKDPARLKWKAWVTPGTPLPTPWAKDEYEAHAREVLEQRRRIRAERRPESEMDALFTRQRDWEEAFFRAQPAAKQTGAFEGAMYEARGYYRPQLDCVMFTRDRVPFCSVCQHALSEVIDLYAGPPGKAPASPK, encoded by the coding sequence ATGAACCTCCTGCTGGCCCTGCTCCTGGCCGCGAGCCCCGCCGCCGCTCCCGGCCCCCGTACCTTCCGCGTCGACTACTTCCATACCGGCAACGCCACCGAGGAGCGCTTCAGCCTCGACCGGCTCGTGGTGGAGCCCCTGCCCTGGCCCGGCAACCCCGCGCGCGCCATCGATGAGACCAACCTCGGCAAGTACCTCTTCGAGGTGCGGGACAGGGCCACCAACCGCCTGCTCTACTCGCGCGGCTTCGCCTCCATCTACGGCGAGTGGGAGCTGACGCCCGAGGCGCGCGAGGTGAACCGCACCTTCCACGAGTCGCTGCGCTTCGCCGCGCCGGACAAGCCCGTGCAGGTGCTGCTCAAGAAGCGGGCGAAGGACAACTCCTTCCGCGAGGTGTGGAGCCTGACGGTGGATCCGGAGGATCCCTTCGTCGACCCCACCACGCCCGCCTCGCCCGGAGCGCTGCTCAAGCTCGTGGAGGGGGGCGCGCCCGCGGACAAGGTGGACCTGCTCATCCTGGGGGATGGCTACACGGAGAAGGAGCGCCCCAAGTTCGAGAAGGACGCGCGGCGGCTCGTGGACATCCTCTTCACGTACTCGCCCTTCAAGGAGCGCAAGCGGGACTTCAACGTCTGGGGGCTGATGCCGGCCGCGCGGCAGTCCGGCATCTCCCGGCCCTCCACGGGCATCCATCGGGACTCGCCCGTGGGCTCCACCTATGACGCCTTCGGCAGCGAGCGCTACGTGCTCACCTTCGAGAACCGGCGCTTCCGGGACATCGCCGCGTTCGCCCCCTACGAGTTCGTGGAGATCCTCGTCAACGGCAACACCTACGGCGGGGGAGGCATCTTCGGCCTCTACAGCACCGTGGCCGCCGACAGCCTCTGGTCCCCCTACGTCTTCGTGCACGAGTTCGGCCACCACTTCGCGGGACTCGCGGACGAGTACTACACCTCCGACAGCGCCTACGCGCCGAGCGAGGAGCGCGTGGAGCCGTGGGAGAAGAACGTCACCGCCTTGAAGGATCCGGCGCGCCTCAAGTGGAAGGCGTGGGTGACGCCCGGCACGCCGCTGCCCACGCCCTGGGCCAAGGACGAGTACGAGGCGCACGCGCGCGAGGTGCTGGAGCAGCGCCGCCGCATCCGCGCCGAGCGCCGTCCCGAGTCGGAGATGGACGCGCTCTTCACCCGCCAGCGCGACTGGGAGGAGGCCTTCTTCCGCGCCCAGCCCGCCGCGAAGCAGACAGGCGCCTTCGAGGGGGCCATGTACGAGGCCCGAGGCTATTACCGGCCCCAGTTGGACTGCGTGATGTTCACCCGCGACCGGGTGCCTTTCTGCTCCGTGTGCCAGCACGCCCTGTCCGAGGTCATCGACCTGTACGCCGGCCCCCCGGGCAAGGCGCCCGCGTCACCGAAGTAG
- a CDS encoding diacylglycerol/lipid kinase family protein — translation MNLAVMVNLRARRGSEKVGGLVRRLFPRARLALTRSLEDARAWISGPLRQDPPTLLLAGGGDGTITGLINEMRAQGLALPAIGVLPLGTGNAWARVTGAPSVPVALRQLARCGESLPPLRHFSLVGLEGRVAPFAGTGWDAEALQDFKDNLAKFPAGPLREANAGLRGYLGALATRTIPRHLLGKANLRAKVFNLGAPALTVDEQGRVIPMPGGETGALLYDGPVGVCGAATTPEFGFGFKAFPFAQAVPHRLSVRVYGVGALEGARNVFKLWRGQHPMPGMHDFFVERLRMDFDRDVPFQMGGDIMGIRRSLEFSLSEESVNLVDWRQLGRLVASA, via the coding sequence ATGAATCTCGCCGTGATGGTCAACCTGCGCGCACGCCGCGGCTCCGAGAAGGTCGGCGGTCTGGTGCGACGCCTCTTTCCCCGAGCCCGCCTGGCGCTCACCCGCTCCCTCGAGGATGCACGGGCGTGGATCAGCGGCCCCCTGCGGCAGGATCCCCCCACGTTGCTGCTGGCTGGCGGAGGAGACGGCACCATCACCGGCCTCATCAACGAGATGCGCGCCCAGGGGCTGGCGCTGCCGGCCATTGGCGTGCTGCCGCTGGGCACGGGCAATGCGTGGGCGCGCGTCACCGGGGCGCCGAGTGTTCCGGTGGCCCTGCGTCAGCTCGCCCGGTGTGGCGAGAGCCTGCCGCCGCTGCGTCACTTCTCGCTCGTGGGGCTGGAGGGCCGGGTGGCGCCCTTCGCCGGGACGGGGTGGGACGCGGAGGCCCTGCAGGACTTCAAGGACAACCTGGCGAAGTTCCCGGCCGGGCCGTTGCGCGAGGCGAACGCGGGCCTGCGTGGCTACCTGGGCGCCCTGGCCACCCGCACCATTCCCCGGCACCTGCTGGGCAAGGCGAACCTGCGGGCGAAGGTCTTCAACCTGGGGGCGCCCGCGCTCACCGTGGATGAGCAGGGCCGGGTCATCCCCATGCCGGGTGGGGAGACGGGCGCGCTGCTGTACGACGGACCCGTGGGCGTGTGCGGAGCGGCCACCACGCCCGAGTTCGGCTTTGGCTTCAAGGCCTTCCCCTTCGCCCAGGCCGTGCCCCACCGCCTGTCCGTGCGCGTCTATGGCGTGGGGGCGCTGGAAGGCGCGCGCAACGTGTTCAAGTTGTGGCGCGGCCAGCACCCCATGCCCGGCATGCACGACTTCTTCGTCGAGCGCCTGCGCATGGACTTCGACCGCGATGTCCCCTTCCAGATGGGGGGCGACATCATGGGGATCCGCCGTTCGTTGGAGTTCTCCCTCTCCGAGGAGTCCGTGAACCTCGTGGACTGGCGGCAACTGGGCCGGCTCGTCGCGAGCGCGTGA
- a CDS encoding chemotaxis protein CheB, which produces MKLLLVEDSRSVVAFLEQLLRREPDIELLPPVDNGRDAVAAVQRWKPQLVLMDLVLPGGMGGEEAIAAIMATAPCPIVVLSGQLDTRGRDRTFESLSAGAVDVLAKPMLSGPEEVQAFRERLLRTVRTMAHARVVGRGRVSRRLPVVRTPSVATPVVPRPCSLLAIGGSTGAPPLVYELLRMLPAPAPFPVVISQHIVQGFEPGFAQWLSGTGHRAVVARGGEWLEPGGVYVSPADRDLVVRGGKLRTQPARGVAIPSVNVLLESVASFYGERAVGLLLTGMGVDGAQGLLAMRQAGALTVAQDGASCVVDGMPGAARELGAAVQTLSPSGMCALVVALARVSSRS; this is translated from the coding sequence TTGAAGCTGCTGTTGGTTGAGGATTCGCGCTCCGTCGTCGCCTTCCTCGAGCAGCTCCTTCGCCGGGAGCCGGACATCGAGCTGTTGCCGCCCGTGGACAATGGCCGCGACGCGGTGGCGGCGGTGCAGCGCTGGAAGCCGCAGCTCGTGTTGATGGACCTGGTGCTGCCCGGGGGCATGGGGGGCGAGGAGGCCATCGCCGCCATCATGGCCACGGCGCCCTGTCCCATCGTGGTGCTCAGCGGGCAGTTGGACACGCGCGGCAGGGATAGGACCTTCGAGTCGCTGAGCGCGGGGGCGGTGGACGTGTTGGCCAAGCCGATGCTGAGCGGGCCGGAGGAGGTGCAGGCCTTCCGCGAGCGGCTGTTGCGCACGGTGCGCACGATGGCGCACGCGCGGGTGGTGGGACGGGGCCGGGTGTCCCGGCGCCTGCCGGTGGTGCGCACGCCCTCGGTGGCCACGCCGGTGGTGCCCCGGCCCTGCTCGCTGCTGGCGATTGGTGGCTCCACGGGGGCGCCGCCGTTGGTGTACGAGCTGTTGCGCATGTTGCCGGCCCCGGCGCCCTTCCCGGTGGTGATTTCGCAGCACATCGTCCAGGGCTTCGAGCCGGGCTTCGCCCAGTGGCTGTCGGGCACGGGGCACCGCGCGGTGGTGGCGCGGGGAGGCGAGTGGCTGGAGCCGGGCGGGGTGTACGTGTCCCCGGCGGACCGGGACCTGGTGGTGCGGGGAGGGAAGCTGCGGACCCAGCCGGCCAGGGGGGTGGCGATCCCCTCGGTGAACGTGCTCCTGGAGAGCGTGGCGAGCTTCTATGGAGAGCGGGCGGTGGGGTTGCTGCTCACGGGCATGGGGGTGGACGGCGCCCAGGGCCTGCTGGCGATGCGCCAGGCGGGGGCACTGACGGTGGCGCAGGACGGGGCGAGTTGTGTGGTGGACGGCATGCCTGGCGCGGCGAGGGAGCTCGGGGCGGCGGTCCAGACGCTCTCGCCCTCGGGCATGTGCGCCCTGGTGGTCGCGCTCGCGCGCGTGTCCTCGAGGAGCTGA
- a CDS encoding DUF2267 domain-containing protein — translation MMHTQQTESWSGEGVGTSAESFLARINREVPEYPPTDAAEAVICALCERLPGGLVQEMREQFPESLRELFQHCWKERSANARKFDKDDFYLDVAEHLQVDAEQVRLVLHVVFASIHSQITERLAERIAREMPPNVAGTWDAARRAADLPR, via the coding sequence ATGATGCATACCCAGCAGACGGAGTCCTGGTCTGGTGAGGGCGTTGGAACGAGCGCGGAGTCCTTCCTCGCGCGAATCAACCGCGAGGTCCCCGAGTATCCTCCGACGGATGCGGCCGAGGCCGTCATCTGCGCGCTGTGCGAGCGGCTCCCCGGTGGGCTGGTGCAGGAGATGAGGGAGCAGTTCCCCGAGAGCCTGCGCGAGCTCTTCCAGCATTGTTGGAAGGAGCGGAGCGCGAACGCACGCAAGTTCGACAAGGATGACTTCTATCTGGATGTCGCCGAGCACCTGCAGGTCGACGCCGAGCAGGTGCGGCTCGTGCTGCACGTCGTCTTCGCGTCCATCCACTCGCAAATCACCGAGCGGCTGGCGGAGAGGATTGCCCGGGAGATGCCGCCCAACGTGGCTGGGACGTGGGACGCGGCGCGCCGTGCCGCCGATCTGCCCCGCTGA
- a CDS encoding YecA family protein has translation MVSGEREEAGESVESLVRVLEEGSDADDAAYEALVSAARRLLRRRASEALGPLVRWLTRTEPGTELYELLLAGLKDWGPAVVPATLEVLEATEEGEARFDLLHVLSHCGARDERIYTVLLALLAEEPFLGAVNLSAYGDARALEPLSRALDAYELEDDVADVFAQQTVLELGFAIRELGGTLTEPQQEKLESARRLREEWNETIDRWRGSVPERRDPRPGRNEPCWCGSGVKYKKCHLGEDRGRLP, from the coding sequence ATGGTGAGCGGTGAGCGGGAGGAGGCCGGCGAGAGCGTGGAGTCGCTCGTGCGTGTCCTGGAGGAGGGGTCCGATGCGGACGACGCCGCCTATGAGGCGCTCGTCTCCGCGGCGCGGCGGCTCTTGCGGCGACGAGCCTCCGAGGCCCTGGGTCCCCTGGTGCGATGGCTCACGCGCACCGAGCCCGGGACGGAGCTGTACGAACTGCTCCTCGCGGGACTGAAGGACTGGGGGCCGGCGGTGGTGCCCGCCACGCTGGAGGTGCTGGAGGCGACTGAGGAGGGGGAGGCACGCTTCGATCTGCTCCATGTGCTGTCGCATTGCGGCGCGAGGGACGAGCGCATCTACACGGTGCTGCTCGCGCTGCTCGCCGAGGAGCCCTTCCTGGGGGCGGTCAACCTGTCGGCCTATGGAGATGCGCGGGCGCTCGAGCCCCTGAGCCGGGCGCTGGACGCGTACGAGCTGGAGGACGACGTGGCGGATGTGTTCGCCCAGCAGACGGTGCTCGAGCTGGGGTTCGCCATCCGGGAGCTGGGGGGGACGCTGACGGAGCCGCAGCAGGAGAAGCTCGAGTCCGCGCGGCGCCTGCGCGAGGAGTGGAACGAGACGATCGATCGCTGGCGCGGGAGCGTGCCCGAGCGGCGGGACCCACGGCCCGGGCGCAACGAGCCCTGCTGGTGTGGCAGCGGGGTGAAGTACAAGAAATGCCACCTGGGCGAGGACCGTGGACGGTTGCCGTGA
- a CDS encoding SIMPL domain-containing protein — MPSPRAVLLSALLLGIPLQGALAQPRPPAVVPVTATQERTIRVEGQGEVKVTPDEAFIDLAVETQAASAQAAAEANAKKMDKVIAALVQAGVARKDLETRNYSVAMEYEPPVRGGEAPKPRGYQVNNSVQVHVRDLSKVGPLLDTALKAGANRVDMVRFGLSKPETGRDGALRDAVARARQSAQVLAAALGVKLGPVLDASTITEPVRPMPLARFAMATAESADVATPIQPQEQTVQATVTLIYAIEK; from the coding sequence ATGCCGTCGCCCCGTGCTGTGTTGTTGTCCGCCCTGCTGCTGGGTATTCCGCTGCAAGGCGCCCTGGCCCAACCCCGGCCGCCCGCCGTGGTTCCGGTGACGGCGACGCAGGAGCGGACCATCCGCGTGGAAGGCCAGGGCGAGGTGAAGGTGACCCCGGACGAGGCCTTCATCGATCTGGCGGTGGAGACCCAGGCCGCCTCGGCCCAGGCGGCGGCCGAGGCGAACGCGAAGAAGATGGACAAGGTGATCGCCGCGCTCGTGCAGGCGGGCGTGGCGCGCAAGGATCTCGAGACGCGCAACTACTCGGTGGCCATGGAGTACGAGCCGCCGGTGCGCGGGGGCGAGGCGCCCAAGCCGCGCGGCTACCAGGTGAACAACTCGGTGCAGGTGCACGTGCGTGACCTGTCGAAGGTGGGGCCGCTGCTGGACACGGCGCTCAAGGCGGGCGCCAACCGGGTGGACATGGTGCGCTTCGGCCTGAGCAAGCCGGAGACGGGCCGGGATGGGGCGCTGCGTGACGCGGTGGCGCGGGCGCGGCAGTCGGCGCAGGTGCTGGCGGCGGCGCTGGGCGTGAAGCTGGGGCCCGTGCTGGACGCGAGCACCATCACCGAGCCCGTGCGCCCCATGCCCCTGGCGCGCTTCGCGATGGCCACCGCCGAGAGCGCGGACGTGGCGACGCCCATCCAGCCGCAGGAGCAGACGGTGCAGGCGACGGTGACGCTCATCTACGCCATCGAGAAGTAG
- a CDS encoding SitI3 family protein, whose product MNTISNWRPAKPRQALEALTGKSPGLAWGEDGSFLFDESVQLTATEPLAITQSIIRDGFHFTPTLGIGFRHINNSDWGRFKETTLQAVVLLLEYSQDAVLLFNGETIVFQRLCGKLTFNSGYRLWEDDKWLRSRLALPFERRPLPSPLR is encoded by the coding sequence TTGAATACGATCTCGAACTGGCGACCCGCGAAGCCACGACAAGCGCTGGAGGCGCTGACCGGCAAATCACCTGGACTCGCCTGGGGTGAGGATGGCTCTTTCTTGTTCGACGAGTCCGTGCAGCTCACCGCCACGGAGCCGCTCGCGATCACGCAAAGCATCATCCGGGATGGATTTCACTTCACCCCGACGTTGGGAATCGGGTTCCGCCACATCAACAATTCGGACTGGGGCAGATTCAAGGAGACCACACTCCAAGCCGTCGTACTCCTACTGGAGTACAGCCAGGACGCGGTCCTCCTCTTCAATGGAGAGACCATTGTCTTTCAAAGACTCTGCGGGAAACTCACCTTCAACTCCGGCTATCGCCTGTGGGAGGATGACAAATGGCTGAGAAGCAGGCTCGCCCTCCCCTTCGAACGTCGCCCCTTGCCGTCCCCCCTGCGATAG